TGaatataaaaacacattttaatGTTACTGAAGAAGATAAatagtttcagaaaaaaaaaaatagagagctAGAAAGTTGCATGAACTAGTGATAAACTTGGAAAATAAGGAACAGCTAAGCCATAGTAACCAGAATAATACAAATGATAAACAGTCGAGTCAGGATCAAGATCAAAGTCAACAAGGTTTCCTTGATAGGTAAGCGAGAGGACGACTTTATTGTTATCCTTGGAAATGGCCAAAGGTGTGAGAGGCTGTGAAGTGATACCACCAAACCAACAGGAAGTAGAATTCAAGTCAACTGAGAAGATTCTCTCCCACTTGTTGCATTCTTCAACCCTCCACCAAAACTCTTGCTTACAATCTCCCTTGAGCTCAGAAATGCAGAGACGACCATCAAGATTACATAAACCAATTTTGTCACCAGAGGCATCAGGGGTAATAAAAGGTGGTGTTGAGGTGACTTGAAACATCTCTGTATAAATATCGAAAACTATGAGCTTGGTTTGTGTTGATGGGTATCCTCGTTCATCTCCCGTAAGCCAGTATAATGATCCGTTTGCAAACGATGGCCTCTGACTCGACAAGATTTGGTGATGATCAAGAGGTCTGGTAGTCACGAATCTCCATCTCCATTCCTCAAAATCGAAAACCTCGcatcttgtcttcttcttcttgttcaagGTAGCAGGATATATATTATAGAGCCACACTATCTTATATCGTCCTGTGACCCTGTCTTTCCCAAATCCAAACCTAGTAAATAATATGAATGGCACTGGAACAGTATGTagatcatcatcttcatctgtCACGTCCTCCATCTCCACCTCCAGATCTGGGTCTGGATGGTCTTTATAGAGCTGCTGAAATTTCGCTAAGGGGAGTGGTGGTACCAACGATGTTTCTGTGGCCATATTTATCACTCTCACTGCATCCGTCAAGCCGTAGAAGCAGACAAGGCCATCGCAGCATTCGGAGATTGCGATAGCACCCTTAATCTCTTCAATTTTCAAACAGAGGCTCTCTTCAAGAGAAGTCGTCTCCATGTCCCTTTGCTCAAAACGGATATGATACTGACCATAAGAGACAAACATGAGTTTAGGATCTTTGCTTCTCTGATGAGCCATGTGTCTTGCCCTAAAATCTCTTGTCTTAATCATGGATTCCCAGTGCTTTGAAACAGCTTGGAACCTCATAATCGATCTCACCGGAAGCCTCATCACGATTTCTTCCATGACATCATTGGGGATCTCAATCTTCCactctcttcttccttttcttctaCGTTTGGTTTCTCTTTGTTTCATGGGAAAGCTTCTCTGATAAATCTCCATCCACGCCGTCAtgttcttccactcccaatctATATACTTATATAGCAAACCCTcgattttcctttttcctttttcctttttatttttgttttgttttgttatggCAACCCCATTTACTTTTTCTTAAACAAGAAAACTCATTCTGCCGACAAAACCTAACCCTACACCCTTATTTTGTCCAAATCCCCTACAATTGGGCTTAAATGAGtccattttctaaaatatatttacccAAATACCCAAACACTTCTATTTACCGTGACATGGGGGCAGCTGCCCACAGTTAAATCATTTTAATTCACGTAACTGTTAAACGTTCAAATATTTACCCCCGCTTAGAAAGTTTGCCCCCAGTAACTTTGCTCATGACGTCTTAAAAAGTTACCCCAGACGGATGATATCCAATAGTTTTGGAATGTATTTCCATAACTAATGTTTAaggaaaacttatattttaacagtttatcttttttttacagTGGTTTTACTATATTTACATTTGAAAGCAATACAGATTAATATGGAATATATTAATGCATTCACTagtgttcttaaaaaaaattaccattcacaaggaataataattccctctcatttttttttgtaaagaattaaagaacaaaattatttcttattaaatttgataagtAACAACCATTTCTTTTCATTCTTGCTATTTAATTTCCGTACATTCCTTTTTTATTCGTTCCTCTTGTTTCTCGAATAGTCACCAATCAAACATTTAGTCTCGCCCTATACATTTCTAGAATAAACAATACTTATGAtgctattatattaaaatacttgTGAATATTTTACTATAGAATTTTGCTCCCACTAAAAATCAAGCCTAGAGGCTAGATCCACCACAGCATATATTCCACTCGGATAAGAGCAAAGTGCTGGGAtttaaaaccaaaccgaaatttgGCCATTTCAGTTTTACTTCGGTTATCAAGACAAAACCGATCGGCACAAATCTCAAATGTTTTCGGTTAACGGTTCGGGTCGGTTTGGTTCGACGAACCGAACGGTTAACCGAAACAAAAACTCTAAAGCTACTCTAGTGTTTTCTCCTTGCCGAACCGAAAAACCATATGCCAAACCGACCCGAGTTTTTCCTCAGTTTTGTTCGGCAGCTTTGAGTTACTTATTGATTATCATACATCTTCGCAAGATcacaaaagtaaaatttaaattataaagatcaaaaacatatgaaacTTAAAAGATTGAT
The sequence above is drawn from the Brassica napus cultivar Da-Ae chromosome A8, Da-Ae, whole genome shotgun sequence genome and encodes:
- the LOC106371861 gene encoding putative F-box protein At2g02030 → MTAWMEIYQRSFPMKQRETKRRRKGRREWKIEIPNDVMEEIVMRLPVRSIMRFQAVSKHWESMIKTRDFRARHMAHQRSKDPKLMFVSYGQYHIRFEQRDMETTSLEESLCLKIEEIKGAIAISECCDGLVCFYGLTDAVRVINMATETSLVPPLPLAKFQQLYKDHPDPDLEVEMEDVTDEDDDLHTVPVPFILFTRFGFGKDRVTGRYKIVWLYNIYPATLNKKKKTRCEVFDFEEWRWRFVTTRPLDHHQILSSQRPSFANGSLYWLTGDERGYPSTQTKLIVFDIYTEMFQVTSTPPFITPDASGDKIGLCNLDGRLCISELKGDCKQEFWWRVEECNKWERIFSVDLNSTSCWFGGITSQPLTPLAISKDNNKVVLSLTYQGNLVDFDLDPDSTVYHLYYSGYYGLAVPYFPSLSLVHATF